TTTGACGGTGTTAATTGTGTACTCTCCCCGTTCCCTTGGCAAGTCCAAAACTTGGCACGCATGCAAATTATGAACATTTGTATACAATCTTAAAGGGCTCCCAGGACACTCCTCGCATTTTCTTCCAGCCACCAGGGAATTTTCAAGCCCGGGTTCCGGAACGGCACGAACGCCCAGCCAGCCAACAAAAAGGCTTCCGGGAATTTCTTCCCGGAAGCCCGTCAGTTCAATTTGATGCCTCTGTTACTTGGCGGAAATCACGTGGATGTGGTACACGTCCCTGCCGTCCGCACCCTTGCGGCCGGTGGCGTGCATGCCCGTGACGTCGGAAGTGATCACGTCCAGCGTCTTCACGGCTTTCTGAATATCCTTGTTGCCTTCCGCGGCAGTCTTCAGGGCGTCCCGGACCGGAACCAGGTTAAGCTGGAATTCCAGCGGAGCCACCTGCCCCGGGGCTTTCATGGATTCCTTGATGACTTCCATGCCGAAGGCCTTGGGCATGCTGACGGCCCAGCGGGTGTCGGTCACGGCCACCACCGGATTCAGGTCGGCGCCCAGCGGGCACTCGTAATCATACGTGGTGACATCCCCTTCCACGGAGGATTTGGGAGCGGGGAGTTCCGTCATCTTGCCCTGGCTGGCCAGGGTAACGATGGTCTTGGCGGCATCAGACACTTTCTGCCAGGCCTCACCCAGAGCGGCGCGGTTCTTCACTTCATATACCAGGGAGAAGCGCGGAGCCGGAACATTCTTAAGCATGGGGCTGGGAGCGCCCTTCATGTCCACAATGTAAGCGCCGGAGTCCGTGATGCCGGAAAGAGCGGTCTTGTACGCCTTCCAGAGTTCTTCAATGGTGGGCCGGGCCATCTGGAGCATGGGGGCAACCATGCGGATCTGGTCGCTTACGTCATGCTTCGGGTTGGAAATGTACGCATTGCCGTAATCCCAGACGATCTGCGCGATGTTCTCATACAGGGTGCAGCCCATGTCAACAATCTGCGGATTGATGCGGAAGGAGGAATACAGCACCGTATCCGCACCGGGACGGACGGAGTTCATGGAGGAGGGGGCATCCAGCAGGTAGAATTCAAGCGGATACGTGCAGGCTTCCACATGCACCCCCTGGTCCTGCCACGCGTAGTAGGAAACGGGCGTGGCATTCTGCGCCACCTTTTCATACAGCCCGAGGAGGCTGCCCTTCATGGAATCAAGCGCGGCCATGGAAGGGGCCAGATCGGCAATCTTCCAGTCAGTGCCTACCGTCTGCATCAGGTCCTTCAACCCGGTAAACATGCCCTTGTAGTAGGCGATGTCCAGGTTAATAAGGCCCTTGGCGCAAGCCTTGTCCGCAAATATCAGGCCATAGGCAGGATATTGGAGCTGGGCGTCAGCCATGGAGAAATCCGGACGCGCCAGAACGGAGTCCTGGGGGGAAGCGGCCAGACGGACCTGCTTTTCAGGATTGGTGGTCACAAAGCCCACCAGGGTGTCGTCCACAAAGCCAACGGCTACATAAAGCTTGGATTCGTCCAGACGCTGGAGAGCAGCCTTGAGGCGGTTCATGTTTTCCGGGGAAACCTTAATATTGTCTTTTGCTTTCTCCAGTTCTTCCTCCAGCTTCGCCCGCAGTTTTTTGCAGTCTACTTCCGCCACCTTGCAGGCCAGGCCGTTGTAGGTCTTGTCATACAGGGAAACAATGCCGTGCAGCTCCATGTCCTCCGGGAGGTTGGCATCCTTCAGGGTAGCCTTCGCCTGGGCAACGGCTTCCGGCGTCAATTTGGCGGCTACCATCACGGGAGCCGTCGCAGCCTGGGAGGGGCGCAAGTCGATGGAGTCAACCCACTGCACAAGCATTTCAGCATACCTGTTGACCATAGCCTCCATTTCCGCACTATTGTCTTTCTTGGCTCCATCCGCTGAGGCCTGGTAAAGTTTGTAGGCTGACAGCATCCCCTGCATCTGGTTCAGGCCCATGCCTGTAAAAGCGGACTGGGCGCTGTCCATCCACGGAGCCCATTCCGGACCGAAACCGATCATCGCGTCAATGACGGGGCTGTTGACGGAGCACTTGGCCCGGACGGGCTTGGGAGCGTCCTCTCCCGGAATGGCAACGGATTCATCAGCGTTCTGTTCCGCGGAGCAATTCCCCCAGGTTTTGACCATGTTCAGATTCTGAACGCTTTTAATGATGCCGGGAATGTCGTAAACACCGGCCACCATGCCCATGTCCCTGGGGAACAGGGCAGCCAGCCCGAGCCGTTCGGCACGTTTCGCCACCAGATCGGAGGCAACGGGGGCGCAGGGATCAAGCGCGGCGGCGGGGGTTAAGCCGGCGGCGTCCTGTCCGGCCTTGGCGGAAGAGGATTTATTGTCGTCAGAGCAGGCGGCAAGAGCGCAAGTCAGCGCAAAACAGGGTATGGAGTAGAAATAATGCTTTTTCATTATCTTGAAACGTGGGGGGTCATGATGCCATCCGGCAAAAAGCGCCGTTCCTTGCGGAAGCAGTCTCATCGACGTGCATCATCCGCATATATAGGCAGTTCTCCCCAACCACGCAAGCATAATGAAGAACAGCAATGACATGGGACGCCGCGGCATCCCGGGAAACACCGTACGAAAAACGCCCTTCCCGAGCAGGCGCTCCCAGCGGAAGCCGTCTTAAAGCGGCTCCGCCATGGGGATGTCATCCTCCGGCATGGGGGCCCTCGGCGCCGGGGCGGTCACAGGGGAAGAATGGTTGAGACTGCGGGGGATTTGCCGGGGAAGGCCCGGAATGTAGTCTGAATCACCGCGGCGGGGCCTCAGGGGAGCGGCGGAAGGTTCTTCCGAAAGGGGAGGCGCAGACGGCGCGGCGGAGCGGGAACCGCCTACCGGAGTAGCCTTGATTTCCGCATCGGAAGAATCATCCAGGTCTGCGGGTATTTCATGAACCTTGATGGGCTCCATTCCTTCCGGATCATACAGGCCGGGAGGCAGGTTGTCCGGCACCACGGCGGGGGATTCCCCGCGTTCCCGGAGAGCCGCAGCGGCCGTTTCAGGGGTTTCCTCCACCGGTTCCGCTACAGGAATGTCATCCTTGGGAGGATCAATGATGGCCTTGATGTCCTTCTTTTCCGTCTCAAAAAATTCCTTCACGATGGGAGCCGCGGCAGCGCCGCCGCCCAGCCGCTCGTGGGCGCGGCCTTCATACAGCACCACATAGGCGAAACGGGGATTGTCACAAGGCATGAATCCGGCAAACCAGGCCAGGCGCTTGTCTTCCCGTTCCGGCCCCCACTGGGCCGTTCCGGACTTCCCGGCAATGCTGGAATAGGACAGGCGCGCGCGGCCCCCCGTGCCGTTTTCAATCACTTCCCTCATGCCCTTGCGCACGCTGGCCAGGGCGCGTTCATAAGCTGGCAGGGGGCGCTGGACCTCCTGGGGCTTGGGGGCGTATATGACGTTGGCGTTGCCGTCCTGAATCTGCTTGATGAGCTGGAGCCGGGGCAGGTAGCCGTTCGCCACGCCGGACATCATGTGCGCCACCTGGAGCGGCGTGACCAGCAGGGTTCCCTGGCCGATGGACAGGTTGGCGGCGTCTCCGGACATGAAATCACGCTTGTAGTTGCGGATCATGTATTCACTGGTGGGCACCAGGCCGGGATCATCCGGAATGGGGAGGCCCGTCCGTTCCCCCAGGCCGAAGGCGCGGGCCGTATCCATCAGGGCTTCCGCCCCCAGCTTCAGGCCCATCTGGTACATGAACGGGTTGTTGGACATCGCCAGGGCGCGGATGCAGTTGATGTCCCCCAGAGGCGTCTTGCTCCAGTTGTTGAAGACGTGGTTACCGATCGTGATGGCCGCCGGGCAGTAAATCTGCGTATTTTCCGTAATTTTGTTGTTCTTCAGCGCGCTGGCCACGGTCATCACCTTGAAGGTGGAGGCGGGGGGGTAGCGCCCCTGGAAGGCACGGGCGCCCAGGGGCCCGGCGGGGTCGTTGCGCAGGGCGTCGTAATCCTTCTGGGAAATGTTCGGGATGAACATGTTCGGGTCATAGGACGGCGTGGAGGCCATCACCAGCACTTCACCCGTCACGCAGTCCAGCACCACCATGGCGCCGCGCCTCTTGCCGCGGGAAAGAATGCGTTCCGCGTCCTGCTGCCATTTCAGGTTCAGGGTAGTGACGATCGCGCCGCCGGGCTTGGGCCGTATTTGCAGTTCGTCCAGAATCTTGTTGCCGTCCTCGTCAAACATCAGGCGCCACACGCCAGGCGTTCCTGTAAGGTCCTTGTTGAATTCCTTTTCCAGCCCCGCACGGCCTTCCACCTGTTCCCAGAGGGGGTCCATGTGGTTGATGGGGCCGGTGGGTAGTTTCCCCTTGGACCCCACATAACCGATGATGTGCCCGGCAATCGCCTTTTCCGGGTAGGAACGGATGTAGATAGGCAGCAGTTGGAGGCCGCGCACCCCTTTCACCTTGTCCTTCATTTTTTCAGCTTCTTCCGCGCGAATGACGTTGGTGAGGGGAAGAGGCAGCCAGCGACGGTGCTCATAGTGCTTCCAGAGCTGGTCATCGGAAAAGGACCACGCCTTTCCGGCAATTTTCTTGGCCTGTTCCAGGCAGTTGCGTCCGAACTCCACCACCCGGGAGCGGTCGGGATCTTCAAAGATTTCAAACCGCAGGGCCAGCTGGTAGGCCACAGTGGTCACGGCCAGTGGCTCTCCATGGCGGTCCAGGATGGGGCCGCGCGGGGCCGGAATCAGCAGGGCCATGGTCCGGGCGGAAGGCCGGGTGCTGGTATGCGCCTCCCGCGCCGCGTCCAGCCGGCCTCCATTCAGGGAAGGTATCAGGGACAGGGAGTCCAGGC
This DNA window, taken from Akkermansia muciniphila, encodes the following:
- a CDS encoding penicillin-binding transpeptidase domain-containing protein yields the protein MKMKVLIRSLVLLAGLAAWTADTAWGQSSARHSSSRGGTPVRQAAGEQRAEDDAVETVDLGDKKREPGTASGEREGVADAPEMPRETDKEQNGLDSLSLIPSLNGGRLDAAREAHTSTRPSARTMALLIPAPRGPILDRHGEPLAVTTVAYQLALRFEIFEDPDRSRVVEFGRNCLEQAKKIAGKAWSFSDDQLWKHYEHRRWLPLPLTNVIRAEEAEKMKDKVKGVRGLQLLPIYIRSYPEKAIAGHIIGYVGSKGKLPTGPINHMDPLWEQVEGRAGLEKEFNKDLTGTPGVWRLMFDEDGNKILDELQIRPKPGGAIVTTLNLKWQQDAERILSRGKRRGAMVVLDCVTGEVLVMASTPSYDPNMFIPNISQKDYDALRNDPAGPLGARAFQGRYPPASTFKVMTVASALKNNKITENTQIYCPAAITIGNHVFNNWSKTPLGDINCIRALAMSNNPFMYQMGLKLGAEALMDTARAFGLGERTGLPIPDDPGLVPTSEYMIRNYKRDFMSGDAANLSIGQGTLLVTPLQVAHMMSGVANGYLPRLQLIKQIQDGNANVIYAPKPQEVQRPLPAYERALASVRKGMREVIENGTGGRARLSYSSIAGKSGTAQWGPEREDKRLAWFAGFMPCDNPRFAYVVLYEGRAHERLGGGAAAAPIVKEFFETEKKDIKAIIDPPKDDIPVAEPVEETPETAAAALRERGESPAVVPDNLPPGLYDPEGMEPIKVHEIPADLDDSSDAEIKATPVGGSRSAAPSAPPLSEEPSAAPLRPRRGDSDYIPGLPRQIPRSLNHSSPVTAPAPRAPMPEDDIPMAEPL